A region from the Desulfomarina profundi genome encodes:
- a CDS encoding RAMP superfamily CRISPR-associated protein, producing MAHEETATFQTRYHISASIILDSSLHIGSGETDTRSLDDTTEKSQVSTIVRDYRNKPYIPGSTLRGLLRDLMEHNQNITKDTIKALFGTGEENNECGGKLRFANAYFNETQSNLSKPDNEHILKEDQEDCQGLLLKKIDIKEYKRRHWDENRWSWIINGVAIDRCTGSAAEHRLFFYEAVPPGTVFTLGIEAIGLGEDDIELLFKTLSFLKKENNLILGRGQAVGFGKCHIGDDICLHGITDKNALHKWLENHSAAGLNSLPKLSAPGINTPLAQKNNTVTLHVTLKFNGPLLVNDPSSTYKNPKKNEAGLGHVYLSDHKNRIFLPGTSFKGAFRSQMERIVRTMGDRINGKVLSPQESSNLACYPSGEKELCCPDINKKDDIAEKLCLVCRICGGRGYRSPLMVSEFSAKEGKEGELRLQDFVAIDRFTGGVAGDKKFNALHREDPELTGSITLDCDRIDEPLLGLFFLTLRDLIEGDIAFGYGKTKGFGYCTAEVTLKEESNNMFPSQSLSEDEAWLAAAVPQVKELEKIIENTLTKEV from the coding sequence ATGGCACATGAAGAAACAGCCACATTTCAAACACGATACCACATCAGCGCATCCATCATCCTTGACAGCTCTCTCCATATCGGCAGTGGAGAAACAGACACCCGTTCCCTTGATGATACGACAGAAAAATCCCAGGTATCAACAATAGTCAGGGACTATAGAAACAAACCCTATATCCCCGGCTCCACCCTGCGGGGGCTGCTGAGGGATCTGATGGAGCACAACCAGAATATCACAAAAGATACGATTAAAGCACTCTTTGGCACAGGTGAAGAGAATAATGAATGCGGTGGCAAACTTCGATTTGCCAATGCCTATTTTAATGAAACACAATCCAACCTGTCAAAACCTGACAATGAGCATATTCTTAAAGAGGATCAAGAAGATTGCCAGGGACTCCTTTTAAAAAAGATTGATATCAAAGAGTATAAACGCCGCCACTGGGATGAAAACAGATGGAGCTGGATTATCAACGGTGTTGCCATTGATCGTTGTACCGGTAGCGCGGCAGAACACCGCCTCTTTTTTTATGAGGCCGTACCGCCCGGTACGGTCTTTACTCTTGGAATCGAGGCAATAGGGTTGGGTGAAGATGATATTGAATTACTTTTTAAAACCCTCTCTTTTTTAAAGAAAGAAAACAATCTTATCCTGGGTAGAGGGCAAGCTGTCGGGTTTGGTAAATGCCATATAGGGGATGATATCTGCCTTCATGGAATTACCGATAAAAATGCTCTACACAAATGGCTGGAAAACCATTCCGCTGCCGGACTTAATTCTCTACCGAAATTAAGTGCCCCGGGAATTAACACTCCATTGGCCCAAAAAAACAATACTGTAACCCTGCACGTCACCTTAAAATTTAACGGACCCTTGCTTGTAAATGATCCCTCTTCAACTTACAAGAACCCCAAAAAGAACGAAGCAGGGTTGGGTCATGTCTATCTCAGTGACCATAAAAATAGAATTTTTCTGCCCGGCACTTCCTTTAAAGGTGCGTTCCGCTCCCAGATGGAAAGGATCGTTCGTACCATGGGGGATAGAATTAATGGGAAAGTCCTCTCACCGCAGGAATCTTCTAACCTTGCCTGCTATCCATCTGGAGAAAAAGAACTCTGCTGCCCGGATATTAATAAAAAAGACGATATTGCTGAAAAGCTTTGTCTGGTCTGTAGAATCTGTGGCGGCAGAGGCTACCGTTCGCCCCTGATGGTGAGTGAGTTTAGCGCAAAAGAAGGAAAAGAAGGGGAACTCAGATTGCAGGATTTTGTTGCCATTGACCGCTTTACCGGCGGCGTTGCCGGAGACAAAAAATTCAATGCCCTGCATCGTGAAGACCCTGAACTCACCGGCTCCATAACCCTGGATTGTGATCGAATTGATGAGCCACTGCTCGGGCTTTTTTTCCTTACCCTGCGTGATTTGATTGAAGGCGATATCGCTTTTGGATATGGAAAGACAAAAGGGTTTGGTTACTGCACGGCGGAGGTTACTCTAAAAGAAGAATCAAATAATATGTTTCCTTCCCAATCTCTTTCTGAAGACGAAGCTTGGCTTGCAGCTGCTGTCCCTCAAGTAAAAGAATTGGAAAAAATAATTGAAAACACCTTAACCAAGGAGGTGTAA
- a CDS encoding reverse transcriptase domain-containing protein, with amino-acid sequence MGKLLKDAASPQVLNHAWKRHKNDKTMWDESVPAVEMRNDLVYHMLQMSKELADGTYQPGSVRLFPVSKGDGRQRIISALTLRDKIAQRAVLTVLEPIAEKTFHHDSFGYRPGRTIDMALSRVREYILCGGKWVVDGDIQQFFDTIPHRPLLKILRRLIPDPELTALIERWLKVGTPRTGFFGKRKGIPQGAILSPLLCNIFLTNFDNHLASRNLSFVRYADDFLIFAPNGKEAHNALGCADQALQQLGLKLHKKKTRVAEAGPGVVFLGKKLPKLRKKIV; translated from the coding sequence ATGGGAAAGCTGCTGAAAGATGCCGCCTCTCCTCAGGTTCTCAACCACGCATGGAAACGGCATAAAAATGATAAAACCATGTGGGATGAATCAGTTCCAGCCGTGGAAATGCGCAATGATCTCGTCTATCATATGCTGCAAATGTCAAAAGAACTGGCAGATGGTACTTACCAGCCCGGATCCGTGAGATTATTTCCTGTCAGTAAAGGAGACGGGAGACAACGGATAATATCCGCCCTGACGCTTCGTGACAAAATCGCCCAGAGAGCCGTACTCACAGTTCTGGAACCGATCGCCGAAAAGACGTTTCACCATGACAGTTTTGGTTACAGACCCGGCAGAACCATTGATATGGCCCTCTCCCGTGTACGTGAATATATACTCTGTGGCGGGAAATGGGTTGTTGATGGTGATATACAACAATTTTTTGATACTATTCCCCATCGTCCACTGCTGAAAATTCTCCGCCGGCTTATTCCCGACCCGGAACTGACAGCTCTAATCGAACGTTGGCTGAAGGTTGGTACTCCCAGGACAGGTTTTTTCGGCAAACGAAAAGGAATTCCCCAGGGTGCTATCCTCTCCCCTCTACTCTGCAATATCTTTTTGACCAATTTTGACAATCACCTCGCCAGCCGTAATCTCTCTTTTGTCAGATATGCTGATGATTTTCTTATTTTCGCCCCCAACGGGAAGGAGGCTCATAACGCTCTTGGCTGCGCCGACCAGGCATTGCAACAACTTGGCCTGAAATTGCACAAGAAAAAAACCAGAGTGGCAGAAGCAGGACCGGGTGTTGTCTTTTTAGGAAAAAAGCTTCCGAAACTCAGAAAAAAAATCGTATGA
- the trpB gene encoding tryptophan synthase subunit beta, which yields MNKQGFFGNWGGSYIPEILNRTFERLREEYDRARNDPAFWQDYTNLMSTYSCRPTPLTFAENLTNHFGGAKIYIKREDLNHTGAHKANNVMGQGLLVKRMGKKRVIAETGAGQHGMATATMAAKFGFECTIYMGEVDVLRQRPNVFWMEKMGAEVVPVKDGNRTLKDAINEAFRDWVSHVDSTHYVFGTACGPAPFPEMVSWFQSIIGREATEQILAMHGRPPARVYGCVGGGSNAMGIFQGFLGNEETELVGVEAGGRGLDSGLHAARLSGTDASPGVAQGYKTMFLQNDDGQMLETHSVAAGLDYVGVSPILADLWERKKVRFESATDGEVIEALDLTMKLEGIIPALESAHGFVQAFKEAGDLSSDDAIIINQSGRGDKDIFTIADAFDDPSWKEFIIERAEQYKTNS from the coding sequence ATGAATAAACAGGGTTTTTTCGGCAACTGGGGTGGTTCGTATATCCCGGAAATACTGAACAGGACATTTGAGCGGCTGCGAGAGGAATACGACAGGGCAAGAAATGATCCCGCCTTCTGGCAGGACTATACAAACCTCATGTCCACCTATTCCTGCCGCCCCACACCACTGACCTTCGCGGAAAATCTTACAAACCACTTTGGCGGCGCGAAAATTTATATAAAGCGGGAAGACCTGAACCATACCGGCGCCCATAAGGCCAACAACGTCATGGGCCAGGGACTGCTTGTGAAAAGGATGGGAAAAAAAAGAGTCATTGCCGAGACCGGGGCCGGGCAGCATGGTATGGCCACGGCGACAATGGCCGCCAAATTCGGCTTTGAATGTACCATCTACATGGGCGAAGTGGATGTCCTGCGCCAGCGCCCCAATGTCTTCTGGATGGAAAAGATGGGAGCAGAGGTTGTGCCGGTAAAGGACGGCAACCGCACCCTGAAAGATGCCATCAATGAGGCGTTCAGGGACTGGGTTTCCCATGTGGATTCAACTCATTATGTGTTCGGCACCGCCTGCGGACCCGCCCCTTTTCCCGAGATGGTCTCCTGGTTCCAGTCGATCATCGGCCGGGAAGCGACCGAACAGATTCTGGCCATGCACGGCAGGCCGCCGGCACGGGTCTATGGTTGCGTAGGCGGTGGCTCCAATGCCATGGGTATTTTCCAGGGTTTTCTCGGCAATGAAGAGACGGAACTGGTCGGAGTTGAGGCGGGCGGCCGTGGCCTTGACAGCGGGCTTCATGCCGCAAGGTTATCCGGTACCGATGCCAGCCCCGGTGTCGCTCAGGGATACAAGACCATGTTTCTCCAGAACGATGACGGGCAGATGCTTGAAACCCACTCCGTGGCGGCGGGTCTTGATTATGTCGGTGTCAGCCCCATCCTGGCAGATCTCTGGGAACGGAAAAAAGTGCGCTTTGAGTCGGCAACAGACGGAGAAGTCATTGAAGCACTGGATCTCACAATGAAACTTGAAGGCATTATCCCCGCGCTGGAATCGGCCCACGGTTTTGTTCAGGCCTTTAAGGAGGCCGGAGACCTTTCTTCTGATGATGCAATCATCATTAACCAGTCCGGCCGGGGAGACAAGGATATCTTTACCATCGCCGATGCCTTTGATGACCCGTCCTGGAAGGAATTTATCATAGAACGGGCCGAACAGTATAAAACAAACTCATGA
- the cas2 gene encoding CRISPR-associated endonuclease Cas2, with protein sequence MQKRKPIIIAYDISKNKRRYRVRKILKEWRLGGQKSVFECQLTLAEAEELFMQLGQVMDLATDHLLMAWVEPGRKILGRGIGRKSNLRGKFRPFS encoded by the coding sequence ATGCAAAAAAGAAAACCAATAATAATCGCCTACGATATCAGTAAGAACAAGCGGCGTTACAGGGTCCGGAAGATTTTGAAAGAATGGCGGCTGGGTGGACAGAAGTCGGTATTTGAATGTCAGTTGACCCTGGCAGAGGCGGAGGAGCTTTTTATGCAACTTGGGCAGGTGATGGATCTTGCCACCGATCATCTGCTGATGGCCTGGGTTGAACCCGGGCGCAAAATTCTCGGCCGGGGAATTGGCCGAAAATCAAACCTGCGTGGTAAGTTCAGGCCATTCAGTTAG
- the cas6 gene encoding CRISPR system precrRNA processing endoribonuclease RAMP protein Cas6: protein MNTTSSITNPLFNLETGRFRFICKRNSRIEFNNDFCARLRGSIGFLIKKNCCVYKNFRERSCPECLLSHSCSYPQLFDPPLPPPRVDAKGILRIGHPPPRPFVLSAVEDSDDNSLLQVEFCLFGPALKEAAFFLDMAGSSLLSIHSENRPFLTGIVDFQPLTPGSCANTQGETYIHSLAEWIACEHVHGKNPDACRRVTLSFRSPLCLVKAGKKNLPTVLPEILLKTVVRRLRDLKRAYGKDTNMGKIENHIFKNLKKISCVGNNLHPATGVRYSYRQEKWINLPGITGKIVYNTVHPALLVFLQCGQIIQIGKGTSWGLGNMQIDCTRNP, encoded by the coding sequence ATGAACACCACCAGTTCCATAACCAACCCCCTGTTTAATCTTGAAACGGGACGATTCCGATTTATCTGCAAACGAAACAGCAGGATAGAGTTCAACAATGATTTCTGCGCGAGGCTGCGGGGCAGTATTGGTTTTCTGATTAAGAAAAACTGCTGTGTTTACAAAAATTTTCGGGAGCGCTCCTGTCCGGAATGCCTGCTGTCCCATTCCTGCTCATATCCGCAGCTCTTTGATCCCCCACTTCCTCCCCCGAGGGTCGACGCGAAAGGCATATTGCGGATTGGCCATCCCCCGCCACGGCCTTTTGTGCTTTCAGCAGTTGAAGACAGTGATGATAATTCTCTTTTGCAAGTTGAGTTCTGCCTGTTTGGCCCCGCGCTTAAGGAAGCCGCTTTTTTTCTGGATATGGCCGGCAGCAGTCTTTTATCCATCCACAGCGAGAACCGACCATTTCTTACCGGAATTGTCGATTTTCAACCACTCACGCCCGGCTCCTGTGCAAACACGCAAGGGGAAACATATATCCATTCGCTGGCCGAGTGGATCGCCTGTGAACATGTTCATGGCAAAAATCCGGATGCCTGCCGCAGGGTTACACTTTCTTTTCGCAGTCCTCTCTGCCTGGTGAAAGCAGGAAAAAAAAACCTGCCCACCGTCTTGCCGGAAATCCTCCTGAAAACAGTGGTCAGAAGACTGCGTGACCTGAAAAGGGCCTACGGAAAGGATACCAATATGGGAAAGATTGAAAACCATATCTTCAAAAACCTGAAAAAAATTTCCTGTGTTGGAAATAATCTCCACCCTGCCACCGGAGTCCGCTATTCCTATCGACAGGAAAAGTGGATAAACCTGCCTGGTATTACCGGAAAAATTGTTTATAATACCGTCCATCCGGCCCTGCTTGTATTTCTGCAATGCGGGCAGATCATCCAAATCGGCAAGGGAACGTCCTGGGGACTGGGAAACATGCAGATTGACTGCACCCGAAACCCGTGA
- the cas1 gene encoding CRISPR-associated endonuclease Cas1: protein MGEIVVLLDHRDIVVKSEGQVLRIDRPGRKPERVPINMVGRVVVYGSPMVSCDVWRKLADCGVPAILFPGRGKGGPAWLGSGLSTSVMVRLAQHKGAASPTVSTEIARFLIDRKLAVQEKLLELLCRDDQDETLCSLFAEEIVEKAAATGEILRRCRLAVEEAESIESIRGHEGTGATAWFSFLSEILPPKWHFTGRNRRPPRDPVNGLLSLSYTMALSEVRQVVQLRGLDPCVGFMHLPRAGRESLLLDILEPCRPAVDGFVLELIHRDLTPEHFTSSKSNGSRLNKNGRAIYYSRWSERRLNWPAWHLDFEEFLSEPAPADKTDITLRSAIHAIVRDVTGILPQYQTSEGDTWESC from the coding sequence ATGGGAGAGATTGTGGTACTCCTTGATCATCGGGATATCGTGGTGAAGAGTGAGGGGCAAGTACTGAGAATTGATCGTCCCGGCCGTAAACCGGAGCGGGTACCGATCAATATGGTAGGCCGGGTGGTAGTATATGGCAGCCCTATGGTCTCCTGTGATGTCTGGCGCAAACTGGCAGACTGCGGTGTTCCCGCCATCCTTTTCCCTGGCAGAGGCAAGGGTGGCCCCGCCTGGCTCGGCAGCGGTCTCTCCACCTCTGTTATGGTTCGTCTGGCCCAGCACAAGGGTGCTGCTTCCCCAACTGTTTCCACTGAAATTGCCCGTTTTCTCATTGACAGAAAACTGGCTGTGCAGGAAAAGCTTCTGGAGCTGCTCTGTCGCGATGACCAGGATGAAACCCTTTGCTCTCTTTTTGCCGAAGAAATCGTGGAAAAAGCAGCCGCAACGGGCGAGATTCTCCGCCGGTGTCGTCTGGCTGTGGAAGAGGCGGAAAGCATCGAATCCATCAGGGGGCATGAGGGAACGGGCGCTACCGCCTGGTTTTCCTTTCTGAGCGAAATCCTTCCCCCAAAATGGCATTTTACCGGGCGCAACAGACGACCGCCCCGCGATCCGGTCAATGGCCTTCTGTCCCTGAGTTATACCATGGCGTTATCCGAGGTGCGCCAGGTTGTGCAACTGCGTGGGCTTGACCCCTGTGTCGGCTTTATGCATCTGCCGAGAGCCGGACGAGAATCACTCCTGCTCGATATCCTTGAACCATGTCGACCGGCAGTTGACGGTTTCGTCCTTGAACTGATCCATCGCGATCTCACGCCTGAACACTTCACCTCCTCCAAAAGCAACGGAAGCAGATTGAATAAAAACGGCCGCGCTATATATTACAGCCGATGGAGCGAAAGACGGTTGAACTGGCCGGCATGGCATCTGGATTTCGAAGAATTTCTCTCTGAACCGGCCCCGGCCGATAAAACAGATATTACACTGCGCAGCGCAATACATGCAATTGTCCGCGATGTAACCGGTATTCTTCCCCAATACCAGACTTCTGAAGGTGATACATGGGAAAGCTGCTGA
- the fliW gene encoding flagellar assembly protein FliW produces the protein MTIDGAVSERNAVDSEKILTFPEGIPGFEKYTTYLLFHKEENDILAYWLESCDSPKVTFTLVDPGQYGISYQLELTEKEQELLKAKSSADLGVFLILSKHGEGENQPGGLHANIAGPVIINPKNRLGLQKVIEKSSVNTIITEKK, from the coding sequence ATGACAATAGACGGTGCCGTGTCCGAAAGAAACGCAGTCGATTCAGAAAAAATACTCACTTTTCCCGAAGGTATTCCGGGTTTTGAAAAATACACTACTTACCTTCTTTTTCACAAGGAAGAAAATGATATTCTTGCCTATTGGCTCGAATCCTGTGATTCCCCGAAAGTCACCTTTACTCTTGTGGACCCGGGACAGTACGGCATCAGCTATCAACTGGAACTGACGGAAAAAGAGCAGGAGCTGCTCAAGGCAAAGAGTTCTGCCGACCTTGGTGTGTTTCTAATCCTGAGTAAACACGGGGAAGGGGAAAATCAGCCGGGAGGGCTCCATGCCAATATCGCCGGTCCCGTTATTATCAACCCAAAGAACCGTCTTGGCCTGCAGAAGGTAATTGAGAAATCCTCCGTCAATACCATTATCACAGAGAAGAAGTGA
- a CDS encoding TIGR03986 family type III CRISPR-associated RAMP protein, with protein MTFHYPYHFVPVTKTNKKQSLQPDGIAVNDILNKKKLNFANLGTACHDRYHSNTHSGTLTCILETENAIIIGGRHEPTATGPTIIHPFEIKNKPAIPASTLKGCISSLAEAASNSALRVLENKTYTRRATTHEALSAVGLIVKENGQLRLLPLALPTLKKSEQNPKYFQIPENYKKMFSHTPPRLKTYCYNRENLKNTPKSYSLKNQQFHWLTPIGKYSYDKGVITRVAKGKEVGPYLLGCAIDTSTPPINCKIEGRERVILRTFYSESRQNEIPGNKKYELALPFPEGIESEQTYEIMPEAIAKFTRLAKERDTENKRRKTKNGEEHDMLPFTLKGSNDFIDRQPKYSIQERDIVFFEPDKSGGKVAEISISQIWRKEIDNEDTQHPASTHDFFSQIDSELLPINPKRNKLSPAELLFGFVEEPDGNQTPSKMRSLLGRVKFSDARAYDSPDQGYYLNSRTQLTLNILASPKPPSPSVYFRKTNLPNNIEGFANNTCYISKNELKIDSTLRQGYIPLGRKQYLHHKGFVPKNASDNNKKLKSKVTPINPRCKFQFKVRFNNLTDGELGLLIYSLSPNKKFQHKIGMGKPLGFGSVSIRINKVELLNRQHRYSSKGLNANRFSHIYSNDCPKNLEEYLNIRKSFFAGENCSTTIQKDALELIGCNPCSNIKYGPGNQKEETYKWFSKNDRLKNQEDKQGLIPLDKYKSNSSTNEPPLPNFRGFPHAKKKTNNNRLRYQ; from the coding sequence ATGACTTTCCATTATCCATATCATTTTGTTCCGGTCACTAAAACCAACAAAAAACAATCACTTCAACCAGATGGAATTGCTGTCAACGATATTCTGAATAAAAAGAAACTCAATTTTGCCAATCTAGGTACAGCCTGTCATGATCGCTATCATTCAAATACACACTCCGGAACTTTAACCTGTATTCTAGAAACCGAAAACGCAATAATAATTGGCGGCCGGCATGAGCCTACCGCTACCGGCCCTACCATCATCCATCCTTTTGAGATCAAAAACAAACCCGCTATCCCCGCATCAACTCTTAAAGGATGTATTTCATCCCTTGCCGAAGCAGCAAGCAATTCAGCCCTGCGTGTTTTGGAAAACAAAACATATACAAGAAGGGCAACAACTCATGAAGCTCTTTCTGCGGTCGGCCTGATCGTAAAAGAAAATGGACAATTGCGCCTTCTTCCCCTGGCATTACCAACACTGAAAAAATCAGAACAAAATCCTAAATATTTCCAAATTCCTGAAAATTACAAAAAGATGTTTTCACATACACCACCTCGATTAAAAACATATTGTTACAACAGGGAAAATTTAAAAAATACACCAAAATCATATTCCCTTAAAAACCAGCAATTTCACTGGCTCACACCCATCGGAAAATATTCATATGATAAAGGTGTTATTACTCGTGTAGCAAAAGGCAAAGAGGTTGGTCCTTACCTTCTTGGTTGCGCTATAGATACTTCAACACCACCTATAAATTGCAAAATAGAAGGGAGAGAAAGAGTTATTTTACGTACTTTTTATTCTGAATCCCGACAAAATGAAATCCCTGGAAATAAAAAATACGAACTGGCCTTACCATTCCCTGAAGGGATAGAAAGTGAACAAACATACGAAATAATGCCCGAAGCCATCGCGAAATTTACACGTCTTGCCAAAGAAAGAGATACAGAAAACAAGAGAAGAAAAACGAAAAATGGTGAAGAGCATGATATGCTTCCATTCACCTTAAAAGGCAGCAATGATTTTATTGATCGCCAACCAAAATATTCCATTCAAGAAAGAGATATTGTCTTTTTTGAACCTGATAAGTCTGGGGGAAAAGTGGCTGAAATTTCTATTTCTCAAATCTGGCGTAAAGAAATTGACAATGAAGATACCCAACACCCTGCTTCAACCCATGATTTTTTTTCCCAGATTGACAGCGAACTGCTACCAATAAATCCAAAGCGAAATAAACTCAGCCCTGCAGAATTACTTTTTGGCTTTGTTGAGGAACCAGACGGGAATCAAACCCCAAGTAAGATGCGATCACTTCTTGGCAGAGTTAAATTTTCAGATGCAAGAGCATATGACTCTCCTGATCAGGGTTATTATTTAAACAGTCGAACGCAATTAACACTTAATATTTTAGCCTCCCCCAAACCACCATCTCCTTCAGTTTACTTTCGAAAAACAAACCTCCCCAATAATATAGAAGGTTTCGCTAACAATACATGCTATATCAGTAAAAATGAGCTGAAAATTGATTCGACACTTCGTCAGGGGTACATTCCCCTGGGGAGAAAACAGTATCTCCACCATAAAGGCTTTGTACCCAAAAATGCTTCAGACAACAATAAAAAGCTCAAAAGCAAAGTCACACCTATCAACCCCCGCTGTAAATTTCAATTTAAAGTCAGGTTCAACAATCTTACTGACGGAGAACTTGGACTCCTTATTTATTCCCTTTCACCCAATAAGAAATTTCAACATAAAATTGGAATGGGCAAACCCCTAGGTTTTGGCTCTGTTTCCATACGGATAAACAAAGTAGAGTTATTAAACAGACAACATCGATATAGCTCAAAGGGCCTTAATGCGAATCGCTTTTCCCATATTTATTCTAATGATTGTCCAAAAAATTTAGAAGAGTATCTTAATATACGGAAATCATTTTTCGCAGGGGAAAATTGCTCAACCACAATACAGAAAGATGCCTTGGAGCTTATAGGCTGCAATCCCTGTTCTAACATTAAATACGGCCCTGGGAATCAAAAAGAGGAAACTTACAAATGGTTTTCAAAAAATGATCGCCTCAAGAATCAAGAGGATAAACAAGGGTTAATCCCATTAGATAAATATAAGAGTAACAGTTCCACGAATGAACCTCCTCTTCCCAACTTCAGAGGATTCCCCCATGCAAAAAAGAAAACCAATAATAATCGCCTACGATATCAGTAA
- the cas2 gene encoding CRISPR-associated endonuclease Cas2: MRPRSGWYLLAYDIADPKRLGRVYRLLKKEGINVQGSVFFVQGSEDDLNKLLSRLEVLILAKKDDIRAYPITRPGDVWSCGTGRSSEALILPGKGRKGHKKVGGKPQAASKNWKEKVLAWFTFKK; encoded by the coding sequence ATGAGACCTCGATCCGGCTGGTACCTGCTGGCCTATGATATCGCCGACCCGAAAAGACTGGGCAGGGTTTACCGGCTTTTAAAAAAAGAGGGCATCAACGTCCAGGGTTCAGTTTTTTTTGTCCAGGGCAGTGAAGATGATCTGAATAAACTGCTTTCACGGCTCGAGGTTCTGATTCTGGCGAAAAAGGATGATATCAGAGCTTACCCCATCACCAGACCTGGCGATGTCTGGAGCTGCGGCACCGGGAGATCGTCCGAAGCCCTGATCCTGCCGGGTAAAGGCCGGAAAGGACATAAAAAGGTTGGCGGAAAACCTCAGGCAGCCAGTAAAAACTGGAAAGAGAAAGTTCTTGCCTGGTTTACTTTTAAAAAATAA